The proteins below are encoded in one region of Phaseolus vulgaris cultivar G19833 chromosome 1, P. vulgaris v2.0, whole genome shotgun sequence:
- the LOC137814588 gene encoding uncharacterized protein produces MAASLGIRNSSLRLTRFLNSATLHRPRWLETVAYEELRAHPEKPYTSTAVFVHGFLGSSRNWRSFSRNLLAALSNSSPSSNWRAVMLDMRNHGKSTERELNPPHNIESAAKDLADLVKAEGWPWPEVVVGHSMGGKMALQFAESCSHGDYGHSVLSPKQLWVLDSVPGEVNPGNRNDEVRDVLATLQSLPSQFPSRKWLVSHLMGLGYSKALSDWIGTNIKKVGDHETWIFDLENAKDMFDSYCEKSYWNLLEKPPKGMEIVILRAEKSDRWDQDAIERIQKLASKHGADSCGKVSFCVLPNSGHWVHVDNPKGLLEIMAPKIASL; encoded by the exons ATGGCAGCATCTCTGGGAATCAGAAACAGCTCCCTCCGGCTAACTCGCTTCCTCAACTCAGCGACTCTCCACCGTCCAAGGTGGCTCGAAACTGTAGCCTACGAAGAATTGCGAGCGCATCCGGAGAAGCCTTACACTTCAACGGCCGTTTTCGTCCATGGCTTTTTGGGATCCTCCAGAAACTGGCGCTCCTTCTCTCGCAATCTCTTGGCCGCTCTCTCCAATTCCTCGCCCTCTTCCA ATTGGAGGGCGGTGATGTTGGACATGCGGAACCACGGGAAATCGACGGAGAGAGAATTGAATCCGCCTCACAATATTGAATCTGCGGCCAAAGATTTGGCCGATTTGGTGAAGGCTGAAGGTTGGCCTTGGCCTGAGGTTGTCGTAGGTCACTCCATGGGTGGAAAAATGGCTTTGCAGTTTGCTGAGAGTTGTAGCCACGGTGACTATGGCCATTCTGTTCTGTCTCCTAAACAg CTCTGGGTATTGGATTCTGTGCCTGGAGAAGTGAACCCTGGAAACAGAAACGATGAAGTCCGGGATGTTCTAGCAACCTTGCAAAGTTTACCATCACAATTCCCATCTCGCAA GTGGCTTGTGAGTCATCTTATGGGACTTGGTTATTCTAAAGCACTGTCGGACTGGATAGGCACCAATATCAAAAAAGTTGGTGATCATGAGACGTGGATATTTGATCTTGAAAATGCTAAAGATATGTTCGATTCTTACTG TGAAAAGTCTTACTGGAATCTTTTGGAGAAGCCTCCCAAAGGTATGGAGATAGTAATTTTGCGTGCTGAAAAAAGTGATAGATGGGACCAAGATGCTATTGAGAGAATCCAGAAACTAGCCAGTAAGCATGGAGCCGACTCTTGTGGAAAAGTTTCCTTCTGTGTTCTTCCAAATTCTGGTCATTGGGTTCATGTGGACAACCCAAAAGGACTTCTTGAGATTATGGCTCCCAAGATAGCATCCCTCTAG
- the LOC137814589 gene encoding protein S40-7-like — MDPTPSFHRRSSSSSSDRFLGPYPATATASPSPADELSEAELFWSADSSESEPQHHAPSSKPRLRNFDRPVDSGILVVLTEPDSRGGVFRGKSPVQTSSRMMIPSLPRPPASDYLAQSAPSRKFQQSAPVKVPILIAAGASRRRNTDDFARVIDDDDDEEMLPPHEIVARGSGVSPKTTFSVLEGVGRTLKGRDLRQVRNAVLRQTGFLD; from the coding sequence ATGGACCCCACACCCTCCTTCCACCGCCGatcctcctcctcttcctccGACCGCTTCCTCGGTCCCTATCCCGCCACCGCCACCGCTTCCCCCTCCCCTGCCGACGAGCTCAGCGAGGCTGAGCTGTTCTGGTCCGCCGATTCATCTGAATCGGAACCCCAACACCACGCGCCCTCGTCCAAACCCCGCCTCCGCAACTTCGATCGCCCCGTCGACTCCGGAATTCTCGTTGTGCTCACGGAGCCCGATTCCCGTGGCGGTGTGTTCCGCGGCAAGTCCCCTGTTCAAACCTCCTCGCGCATGATGATTCCGTCGCTGCCGAGGCCGCCGGCCTCGGACTACCTCGCGCAGTCCGCGCCTTCCAGGAAGTTCCAGCAATCGGCGCCCGTCAAGGTCCCTATTCTGATTGCGGCCGGCGCCTCCAGGCGCCGCAACACCGACGATTTCGCGCGCGTGATCGATGACGATGACGATGAGGAGATGCTGCCGCCGCACGAAATCGTGGCGAGAGGCTCTGGCGTTTCGCCCAAAACCACTTTTTCGGTGCTGGAAGGAGTTGGGAGAACCCTCAAAGGGAGGGATCTCCGTCAGGTTAGAAACGCCGTTTTGCGCCAAACCGGTTTTCTCGAttga